The genomic region ACgacaagcatacatacacagaggccTTTGGAGGGCGGACCAAATGATACAGTAAGCATGCAGTgcactaaaaacaaaaaaaacacaaaacgcTGTGAATTAACACTTCCTAATATTTTCCAGTAACTTCATTGCAAGGTTGTCcaccaaggttttttttttatcctaatGGATCTATGATTTTTGGCGGCCAACCTTTTACAGCACGCCATTTTTTCACTTTACCCCCCTCGGTAGATCCTCCAAAATAGATCATTTTTCATCTACGATGGGATCttgacacatctttttttttgtttgtttaatgcaAGTGCTTATGTTGAAATGGTCACTGAGTGACATCTTTGATAAAGTACATTTCCTTATACTTGAAAAAGCCagtgtattatttttgtttgaaaCACTTATCTTGGAAAGCTCCTGACAGTTGGCATGGATCTCTGAAGTAAACCTTCTTTGGCGGCTTGTTTAGACTCCAATAAGATTGTGATTTCCATTTTCCCTTTTGGAAGACGTTTTTACATGGCAAGAAGGTGATGACTGAGTAGAAATGTGTATGAAAATATTATTGGATATTAAagtaataaaatgaaaaatgctTGTTTACATTTTAAGTAATGTAAAAAGTGTATTTTTACAGGAAATCTGAGTATTTAAGCCACTTGTACAGTGACTGTATTTGGTGAAAATCTTAGAAAAGCTTTTGTTTTAGGTGCGACAACCATTTACCTAACCATAGGTGTGAAAACAATAATTTGCATTCAGTGTAAAAAAGGTCAGTACCCTTTGCCTGGTATGATTCAATACATGAATTGAGTTGGGTATTTTTTACTTTTAGCACGAAAGGGAGCGGtgtattttgattggctgtagagctcaaatatcaacaacctttctccagaatcgtggactgcatGTTTAAATCATCTTAAATAGCTGACATTTCCCGCTTAGTCTATTGATCAGGCAACTCAATCACTTATTTTGGAAATATCAAAATGTGTACATCCTAGGAGGCATCTTCATTTATGTTGATTGCTGTAATGAAAATACTAACATTAAGCATTTATTTGCCATAATTCAGCTTTcatagagagggagggtaatgagtgagagaataagaaaaGTATTCTGCAaagaagcagagaggggaggaaaacaaGGGATTAATGGTAGGGGGGGTATGAAAAGGGGAAGTTTAGTTAAGATGTAAACCAAATGTGAAAGCACAAACTTTCTCACATTAAAAGTCTTTCAGTAGTGTTTCATTTGGCTTAGCTgtgttgcacacacacctggtcttTGAGCTGCTTGACGGAGTGCTGCAGGGTGAGGATGTGTCCAAGCAGGGGACTCTGCAAAGCATCTCTTAGGGCACCGAGTCTCTCGCTGTGGGTCCACTCCTCCTGCTGCACCAGTTTCAACTGCAGCCGCTCAAGAGCTTGAAGCACCTGCTGACGCTCCACTGACGACACTTGGTACACGGAAAGTGCACATACAGTCGACAAGAAGTACAAATACAAGAttcaacacaaagacaaacacacaccgtgacagattataaacacaaatGTAATGCACACTAGGCTATTCCTGAATGcaatattcacacagatgttTCTACGAAAAATACAGTGACATAACAGACATACTATTGTGTAGCCTACGTATAGGGCCTACCTGTAGGGACATTTTCAAACATTGTCCTTCCAATCCGTGAATTATGCTATTGATGTAACCAAGGAGAAAGAACAGAAGTTTAGATGATATATCTAGCAAGTAGGCGTTAGCTAGGAGGTTAGTTGTAACCTGAGTGAATCATACACTGGCACATCTTATCAGATTCAGAGAAGTCTAAAAACATGTCAAGTCTTAACATGACAGTGATTTAATAACGCGACAATGTTGTAAACAGTATTGTTACTCAGTACAGTACTCAACGACAGGCCCgcattttcttattttttttctcaaagcaATGCCACCCGGTCATATGGCAGTGAGAGCCGATAGATTAGACTTTATATAGGCTAACTTTAAAAACAAACCTATTGGAGGACATTATACCTAACTCAAAAAGCAAGGGTGCGGAAATCGTTATGACAAGACATGATTAGTGCCCTCACAATCGAATACATAAATTCTTATTTTAGGTACCCTTACCTGGCCGACAGAAGTTGAAAACACACCTCACCTTAAACAGGAAGTGTTGTAGATCCCAGGGGTAAAGTTAGGGCGGGGAACGACGAACTAGCAATGCCAGCTAAACGATTATCAAACTTAGGCCATTTAGTCTGTTCGGGGGGAACGCATCAAATCACATGAATTGAAGTGAGCAGTACGTTAATAACCCGCTTTGAAACAATACAAATTGACAagtgtcattttctttttgatGAACATGTAGTAACAGGTGCAGTACAACGCTAGCGTTGGCTAACTTGATCATTCATTTGTCATTAATAATATTGTTTGTCACAAGACCGTTCACATTACAGCAGAGACATTATAAGGACTTTGCATTAAGTTGAGCAAAAGCAGTAACGCTGGCGACAAACTGATAAGTTAGCAACCTACTCAGCACAACAGGTGAAACGCATAGGTTCGTGCAAGATGACGTTTAATGTCAATCACCAACTAATGTTAAAGTTACTTCAATGAAAGTCGAGGGGAGTAACTAGTAACATAACTTAGCAGGTACCTGCTTGCCACGCGAGACTAACCTAAAGTAAAATGTGTTACATCATATACCGAGGAAAAGGCTGCTATTGACTCCTGTTTTCTTGTGGCTATGCATATTGATCGCTTGCCTTCAAATTTGGCTAGCTAGTTGCTCGCCATGTAACTGACTTAAAAATATACAGGCTATGCTACGTTAAGATAACGTTAACCTATTGATATCAGTTCACGTATCACGGCAGGGCAAATTTAGCTACGACTGAAAAGATAGAACCTACTTGCAGTTCGTCCGTTGTATTTGGGGGGCTGCTTTGGGTAACATTTAAGTATATAAGAAAAATAATTGTCCTCAATGTTTTGCTGTGCGCCTTTAAGAACAAGCATCGTCACGTGACGCCAAAAAAAAATCGTATTTTCATCATGGCTCCTCCGTGGGTCAGGCTGCCTGCGCGGTCCTTGTTTGGGGTTTTGATGATTACTCTCTCCCTATGTTGGAATTTACAAGGAAGCCGTGTTAGTGACATCGATAGCTGCGAAAATCTACGCCTTGGACAATATCCTTTTATAATCGATTACTTGTTCACTGTTGATATACTCTGCTGTGGCTAACATGTCGACACTGACTGGCGAACAGTTGCTAATGCactaagacagctatctaactAGCATCCCTCTATATCGTTATTATTCCATATCTGTACTATAATACTATGCAGTCACGGGTGAAATTGAGAGAGGAATTTAATAGAAAACGGCATATAACACTCTGGGTTCATAATATTTTGATTATCACAAGTGGTAAGCTCCAGTGGcagttggttggtttgttgtaACGTTAGCCTAATTTATGTGTAACGCCGTTAATATGTATTGGCTCAACTCTCTCCATATGTGATGTTTGGTGAAACATGTTTCCACATCTTAGTTGATCAGATGTCATTCAAGTTATACACTGTATGGTGTGGAAGACAAGTTACATTACAAATAATAGTAGGATACTCTTGCCCAGGACCTGTCGTTTGTGAAGGCAAGACTTTATTTGAATAATTGCCACCAATATAAAACCGCTTGGTGTGTTTAATCACCAAGTAAGATGTGTTACGTTTAACCTTTTTGATTTATTAGATCCAAGTAATAGCATTGTACTTAACTGAAGTGAATTTTGTTCACTACACTATTACTAGGATCTTTAAACACCTTACTTGGGGATTATTCAAATAAAGGTTGGTCTTCACAGGCTGGTCCTGGGCAAGAGTATCCTCCTATTATTTGTAATGAAGAACCACGTCTTTGACAGGCTTAGTAATACAATTCATAGGGCAGACAGGCCTATGCATTATGCTTTCCCTTCAAGAGAGGGCGCAAAATATCACCGGTTATGACATTGGGTCGGAGTTTTAAACGAAGAGTTCTCTCAAATGAGTCGATAGGTTTTGATCATTTTTGTGTGACCACCTTTCAGGTGTGGTGGTGTATTATAAAACTGAAATGGTGTAGGCTATGTAATATGGCAACGGCGTGAATAAGGACATTCGCGCGAATAACTTCAAATGGAGTGAATAGAATTCAATGGACACCGTAAACCTACCaatagaatggaatggaaaCGTAATGACCTTAACTTGGATCAGGTATCTTTGTTCAGACCCTAACATTAATGATGCCACTCAGGAACCAGAAGTCTGCAAAGATTTAATTGCGTGGGGTGAGTCCTATTattaatgtcttttttttaaatatctggtCAGAGAACTGTAGATACCTGTAATACTTAGCCTTGCATgaactgaaacaaaacaaaaaaaacatgtcttgCATTGCACAGCAGATGTTAAAGGTACAGGCTGTGatttctaatccaatacactttttgtcattcAGTTAATTGCTCCTTAcagtcctctcactgtcacgtctgtgtgtatgctgaaaaaaaaaaaactctggtgttcctACAGTCTTGTAAAGGGGATACAAACATAGTGCCTTGGACCTAGCCATACACAATACCAGCCAACCAACACATTGCTTCTGGAGCAATTTGTGATTTGACCTTAAATATCAAACAAGCACCAAGACAGAACATCTGATTTttgaacacatacatacacacacacacacagagagagagagagagagagagagagagagagagagcaactaGACGACCATGATGAGCAATTTGCTGAGTTTGATAAAAGTGTACCGTATTTTCCCGACTATTAACCACACCAAATATGAActacattacagtattttatgtaaatctataaaacaaacctgtgtatcGCCCGTGTGTATTCACCACAGTTTATTGAACGTTACgtcatgccatgtagttgtgatGCGAGCGCTACTAGCCATTGTATGTCAtatgaagtagggatgggcatttcaatcAAAAAACTGCACCTACACCCCCTTCctgcgtacatacacacacacacacacacacacacacacacacacacacacacacacacacatgtacaaataatgtacaaataccccattcccactgTGAACCATTTTTTTGAGCATTTATTTCAGGGTGTGGTGTGGGAATGGACGCTAAACGTTTAAGTCTAATCTAGTTGATGCCCTGCTGACCTAATACCTAGTAGGAATTGCAACCATTAAATGAATGTGTTGGAGAAGggcaagggagagggaagaCTTCTCCCCCCTCATTCGCTACCATtgcattgatatcagagtaagcccttgctctgTTGATggcccattatttctcttaggattgtttgaTGTCCATGTTAAGCATGTTAACTGTTTCCCTAAGCTacagatagctaggatagtccATAGCCAGGTTTACTAACATGAGATCTCGCACACCTCTTGCGGAGGTTCacgctccatagcatcccgttagagtgtgaatgaaaatgtgttatctatccGATGTTTTTAtcgtatgtgaaagagggagggagagagagagagagagacccattcaccCTTTATCTGGCAGTCACACTTGATCTGTGCGCATTACTAACTGCCAGATGGGGCGAAAGGGCATTCCGGTGTATAGGATGCACCCgagtattaaccgcagggctgcaTAAATTCTGCACAATCAAGGTATAAACCAGGGTTATTAGTCGAGAAATTACTGCaacaaaaaaagctttcacagcacgatTATATCGCCAAAAGACCAGAGTTGGCATGCTAACAAGCCTTttcatcagtgccaactgttctgttgctggtgttttattaggattttgcatgcctttttcAGTAGATAGATCGGTGGTTTTCAGTCAAAACTGCTACTTTTAAGATATTGATACTGTTAAGGAAGTTAAAGGGGGGTGCCAAAGTAAGTGTTGCATGTGTTCCTGTCACTGTAATTTGATCTTGGATTATTCAGTCCAGGatcatggcatgtgtgtgtgtgtgtgtgtgatttacaacCTGCATTATGAATAGCTGAATTGCTTTTGTTTACAGTGGAGTGTAAGCCAGCTCCAAATGTAACCTGCCAACTAGCTAATGGAACGAGGTTTAAATTCAGCGGAGAAGAAGTCGGTTTCAACAGGAGTATTCCATGCAGGAATGTGTAAGTTCATTTACCCTATAATATGAGGGAATGAATTATAACATCCAGTCCATGTAGTCCATTTTCTTCCATATTCTAATCATATATTGCATTGATATTTCACAGAGTATAGAGGTGTGGATTATGCTGGTGTTATCTTTATGCAATGAAAATAATTACTTAAACATGATGTGTACAATTTGCTTTCTTCTCAGGAGCGGATACTCTTACAAAGTGGCTGTGgctttgtctctcttcctgggCTGGCTTGGGGCAGATCGATTCTACCTTGGGTATCCTGCCTTAGGTAAgtcagtggtacagtaggtagagaagtcgtctagtaatcagaaggttgctagttcgattctctgtcgaagcgtccttgagcaagacactgaacccctaattgctcctgatgtgcagtgtgccatcagtgtaaatgtaaaatgtgtatacattgtaagtcgctttggataaaagcgtctgccaaatgactaaatgtaaatgtaaatgtaaccttATTATTCAAACCTTAACAGTCAAGTAAAGAAGACACTGGACACACCCGGTAAAGGTGAAGGACTGTTAGATGcttgatatatatatagttttacTCTTAGCTCAAAAAGCTCAGCAGAAGATATTATTgcagcttttttttaaagagtaaAATGATCTAAATTGGCTGGAAGATGTGCATGGTTCATGTGAGGATTGGTTAACTGTAACACAACTTTTGGCATGCGGAAGTTTGAACTAGTGTCCAATgacattgttttgttgtgtgtcaAATGAAGACTACAATATGTAAAAGCAGCCTTAGGAGGCCTGGAGTTTTCTACTGCTTGCTGAAAGAAGATGGAAAGATGTCGTATTAGTGTCCCCAGACCAACTCTGATTATGAAAAGGCCACAGATCAGAGCAAATTGCAGAAATTATGCAGTACAGAGGCATATCCATCCTGTCCTCCCTTCCTAGTCCTTCAGGGAGTAAGCCGTGGCTTGGAATGCTGTGGTATTCACCTTACCCTTGTCTCCTCAGGCCTCCTGAAGTTCTGTACCGTGGGTTTCTGTGGTATTCACCTTACCCTTGTCTCCTCAGGCCTGTTGAAGTTCTGTACCGTGGGTTTCTGTGGTATTCACCGTACCTCTTGTCTCCTCAGGCCTGCTGAAGTTCTGTACCGTGGGTTTCTGTGGTATATTCACCTTACCCTTGTCTCCTCAGGCCTGTTGAAGTTCTGTACCGTGGGTTTCTGTGGTATCGGCAGCCTGGTGGACTTCATGCTGATTGCCATGCAGGTGAGTGATGATGCCTCTCACTGTGTCCGAAAAACAACTCAGGAAAAAGGCAGGACCAACCCTTCCTGCCGATCCAAATGACCAGCAGTTTCTGAGCTTTTTCTCAGCTTTGTCGATTGTAAAACAATGGGTAATCATCACATAGGTTACCACATCTCTCTTCCATAGTACATGATGTCTGTTTGAAGAGATTCAAAGTGCTGTTTTAGGGTTTATGAAAAGGACTTGAGCTTCAGTACTGGAAGATATCAGGGCTGGGAAAGCATGCTGTGTAGATCATCTTTTGGTACAGAAGAGCTTGATTGAGTGGATAATTACCTTTGGATTAGCTAAGGATGGTGTTTCTTACATACTGACAACAGAAATACTCATTCTGTCAATCAACTGAATTGTCTGTATGCTTACTTACCACCTGAGCCGCCTGACTGGTTACAAATCTGTCAATGTCTTGCTCTCTTTTataaacaaaatgaaatcaGTAGGTTTTGGTAATTTTTGCTGTTTTCCCCAGCGATGGCCACATTTGCTCAGGGTGGCATTGAAATATATATTCTTTTACATTTCTGTAGATGGCAACCGCAACTGATTTAGAGTGGCACAACACAGCTTATTTTTCTCTTAAAGTTTTATGAAGGACCAGGAGAGAGAGTAATGCCTTTTAAAAGGTGCCACTGGCACAAAGACCCAACACATACTTACACTCTCAATTAGCTGTATGCTGTCTGGGTTCATTCTTAGTCAGTGACAGATTTGATAAAGTATAGTGGCTCCCCACTGAACCCATTTTTTGCTGTGGCACTCAGTTAAACAACTTACTTTAAGAGTAACTACCCTGCCTTGGAGTAGGGCCTGGAAATGTGTCTTTGAAAGGGATTAATATACACCTGGGACACAATGTTATTAATGCTATTCTTTGCTATTATTGCTATTtttttcatgtatttgttttttgtacATAGTGTTACACATATGGAGTATGTACCTAAAACTTTGCAGTTGTAAAGAAAGCCTGTTTATATAGGAGAGAAAAGTAGGAGAATACAGGAGAGTAGAAGAGATTCTCTTGAAGAGGGCTGTGTTGGACACTCAGTTCTTTTGGAACTAACTAACCCACTCCCAGCACCaccccaccacaaacacatacgctcATTCCCCTCGCTGGACCACCCACGGTAGATAAGGAGCTAAGGAGCGAGATAAATGTCCACAGTTGCCCACATCCCACAGCATTATCGGAGCAGGAAGAGATGGCTCTGGTTGCtctccagccagttgtgtgCTAATCTTGACTAATCCAGAATCCCTCCGCTGAGCGTTTCACTGGCTGCTCTTttttcatccactcatccaccaTCTCCTTCATGGTGGTGTGTTCAGAATTCCAGATGGCTTTtatctccccaaacacacacacacacacacacacacatgcccagagTCTATCTCTGACCACCTTTACCACCCTCTTGGAGGAAAGCAGGGCAGGCAGCTCATGGATAGGTCGAACATGTCAGCATCTACCATGCATTTGAAATGATTCAACCTCCCAAGCCCTCAACACATTATTGTGCTTTTGGGGCTCTTGTGCTATTTATTGGAGATATACCAATGAGACAACATAAAATAGAGTTTAGTGCAAACGAGATGATGCTTTTTCCAAGTTTATGTGAGAGTGCCAATAGTGTCCGGTGTGTTTTTCCATGTAAACCAATGGATCTCAACAATTTGAATGGTTTACAACTTCTATTCCCAGGACAAACACAACAACCATTTCAGTGTCATGAAATGTAAAAATGGCAACTGTGGTAGAGCATGTTACGCAGGAGAAAGTCCACTGAAAACACATCAAAATGCCATCCAAGTTCCAGCAGAATTCCTTTGTTTTGAGATGGGCATTGCTATTTAGACGTTGCAGATGAACCAACACTTTTGCCCACTCCCAGCAAAGAGTGCTTTTATGTGCAATctagtatgtatatatatatatatatagccaatCTAAGGTATGTTTTCTTAGTttgctgtgtgttagtgtgcgctCCTATtcgggatgggcataattaattgacgatcgattaattgatcattaagaactTCGTGGATgacattatttttttcatcgataaaacGAATGCAtattctgttgcgtagtgtgagTCTTGAAGGAATGCAATGGATTTCGCTATGTGGCAGCAATTAAACATTTTACCACACGAGGGCAATGTTTCAAAAAAAGCCACAGGCCTATTCAGTTACTTGCGAGTTTCCGTGTACTGTAAATCctcggggcttttatttacttaggctgcacagcgcaccggcttGTATTTGGGTCAGGCTTGTATtcggggcaggcctttatttcttacggctcttcagaatgttcaaaaaagttcagttgatttgaatggggcaccccaacgttagcaggtctgtaatttcttgatattcaccacctcgaaaagttaatgactgctgtcattggcaacgggtttggtgtttctaattcacatctttcatatcattccgcaagaagtccgtcatttatcgagcggaaagtcattgtaacttgaagtcagcaagtaatgggttgctacgcaacacctgggacgttaaagttctattagcctgaagaacatttttttttttgcggaaATCATGacacggcaacaaaatcattaaaaagaggtattttgaaggaatgtcttctatcgtttaggcatgtaactgtataataacaaattcgccttgtaggctgaaacatttcttttttattgcaaacagccatgaaattagccaacaatattaaacatgaggagaacttgtatttatgaaatgcattcaattaaattgtgatgtctgctttgtgctggacTGACgatggtaggctacagtaaaataggctaccggtacctttttttttacccccggtatacggggcccggcctttatttgtccgtatcgaccacgcccccggctactatctgaagcccggcctctaattgaatcccggtctttatttgaggatttacggtatttCAAAAGTAAACATGAAGAGGTCACGGCGAAGTGTAGCGTGGGaccattttgatttaaaaaatgacttAGTTCACTGCCAACACTGCGAAGCTGTGTATAAGTACAACTCGGCCACGACTCAAATGATCCACTTGTACCACTTGAACAACGCACATCCGACCCTGGTTAGTCGCGGTGCATCCTGCTCTCGGTCTCAACCTAGCATCAACTCGGTGTTAGCACGGAGGAGCTGCGATGCACAACGAGCAGGGTAGGCTAGCATTGGTAGGTAggctaatctctctctcaccctctttctcgaCTTGGTGCCTTTTTTGATAGTTTTGTTTGGCAAAACCTGTCAAGACCTAAGTATTATATATTTTTGGTTAAGTTATTGTTTAACATGAttgttttttatattattattttattttggagaAAAGGATCAGTTTCtagcttctagctgtcggctccgctgcccaagagtacagcagcgcatattttcaagtgtaaccattgaacggatcccgtttaactgccacaagagttgttcatcttgtaataaagatctcaatgaggaaacacgctgtgttttttctatatTCACTGCATTtcaatatagcctataaatagtgaaatttaatataaaaatattaatgattaatcgaaaatcgatcgttaattcgcCATCGACCGTAAAGCGCCATGTTGCCTCAACTGTAAATTGCcctttataaatataatatgtCTAAACTTATGGCGAAAATAAACAATGAATTGAACCTGCATTTGCATGCAGGATACCAAATTGCTACCTGGTACAggtacatttttcattttgcaAATAGTTTTTTCAAGTCTACCCACCACAGTAGCGaccaatttttttaaatatcttcttacgaaCTTCGTAAGACCAAACCTAAGAAAGATCCCCGCCGGATTCATGAGCgcgtggaaatgtgttcttaaaccgccaaagtgttcttagctgtacactgattcttaaattaaacgcacattctcgtacacctgaatttgcatacattaacaccccgccagctccttataagggcattcAACCTTAGGGCCGTGTGCACAAAGAATCCATAgacaacgcgaaagcaacttgagaCTAATCAAAATCATGCCAAAGCAAAAAGCaaaggtactgttgcagaatgtagatgtgtccattctattccactatggctatatccacgcgatttaagtttagtgcttatttattcgttcatttgcagtgttcgtgtagtgcttttatttattttaggacatcacgaagcctcgtagaatcatgactataaatgtgaaacgtaattgttaataatacaattattctcgtatttattattattgtaattatttaaatccgaggatgtctgtagaattgatgtgaacgcaatcaccaacgatttctcacaaattcagcttAAAAACATGGACGCACTGCAATATGGCCAATCTACGACTGCCTTTCCGCgttcttaaatcctgttcttagctaagaacgaatcccagatatGTCCGAATTGTCCTGGGAACTTCGCaggtggagttaagaagaaatgtaAGACATTTCtatttcttcttaactttttcTAAACTGCGTTCGATAATGAGATCCATGGCCCCTAAATATTACTCTTATCATGTTAATGAATGCATGTTTATTAGATGTTATTATGTGATGACTTGGACAATTTGTTACAGTttgatttaaatgtgttttttgtggttttgtggcATTCAAGCTGAATAATGGCTACTTTTTGATGACCCGGATTACTACTGTTCTGAATATAAACAACAGACTTTGGAATAGAATTCAAATGTTCAAACCAAGAcgagacattttatttcaacttAATTTCTATGACCTTTTAGTTTGGATGAAATTACCATATAAGTATGGCTGCGAAAGTTCTCAGAATTGTTTTTAAGCAGCTGACGCATCTAAAATGGGTGTCTCCATTGCATGAGAGGAAGACataagaacacaaacaaactattacaaaaatatttaaaaacaaaatagatCATCTGTGTGGTGAGCTTTATCTCTCATTCATGTGTTTTCAAGTACATGCGGAGTGGGGTTTAAGGAGAAAAATAAACCGCAAAATTTctcacagattttttttaaattaccaCCACAAAATAAATGTGCTATGATTTGTACAAACGAATGCGTATTTGTAAAtatgtacaaatatatattcaatatactgtatatgcaaatGCAATTCTTGTAGCTTAGGCTGTTACATATACTACAGCCTGAATAAAACAAAACTGTCACCTAGTGGTTGCTCCATTGTCTTTGTTTGGGGTGGCACATTTGTGTGGATCAAgacctatttgtgtgtggaatgtgaaaAAGCCAAAAGAATGTCTGAAAATGACATCAGTGGAAGctgggatgaatgtgtgtgttggatagggccaatgattttccgcgataacggaaaacggacggaattcgcggaatgaacactttgaaacggaattgcacctttgaaacggaaacatcattttgttcatacaaatcgcccaaattcccctgtattttgggctgcaaggctatatttctttcaaataaacacaacaacgattgcaacgatgaacaaacattaattaaagaacaaaaccactgagaaaatgtcacgtctgcgctgaactctgctccggccacgccccccttttcaacggttgacccacagatttccgctaaagccacattcagtcacattcacgcgctcgtcttcccaatcgcatttaaaacaaaaaatgtttagtcttctgttctgttgatggctggcaaacaacaatctaagaagggcacatattattcactcattttaagccatcaatctacctcagggtgaacaaaatgagctgaaacggaaaaaaaacggaattcaccaaatgtgaaacggaaaatgcattttttttaaacggaaaatcattggccctagttGGATGATCCACAAATGCAGATTCAACACTTTATATGCAGAAATACAGATTTACAAATTATATTGAa from Clupea harengus chromosome 10, Ch_v2.0.2, whole genome shotgun sequence harbors:
- the tm2d1 gene encoding TM2 domain-containing protein 1; this encodes MAPPWVRLPARSLFGVLMITLSLCWNLQGSRVSDIDSCENLRLGQYLCSDPNINDATQEPEVCKDLIAWVECKPAPNVTCQLANGTRFKFSGEEVGFNRSIPCRNVSGYSYKVAVALSLFLGWLGADRFYLGYPALGLLKFCTVGFCGIGSLVDFMLIAMQIVGPSDGSDYIVDYYGARLVHLSITNETYRRTQLSL